From a region of the Gossypium raimondii isolate GPD5lz chromosome 10, ASM2569854v1, whole genome shotgun sequence genome:
- the LOC105775094 gene encoding G-type lectin S-receptor-like serine/threonine-protein kinase SD2-5: protein MNKNARCYFVMSTLFTLLIIAVVVNIDLLFWIVLCAFLLVVAIFFFRRFKNGFQQVEEDNYLDNMLKMPTRFSYKDLKNITKNFSNKLGEGGFGSVCQGTLPTGSEVAVKHLFYVGPINKSFISEVQTIGNLNHFNLVSLVGFCAEKFNRFIVYEFMVNGSLDQWIFKTNQQLALGWQVRKKIILDIAKGLAYLHEDCNQKIIHLDIKPQNILLDVNFNAKISDFGLSKLIERDQSQVITRMRGTPGYMAPEWLSSVITEKVDVYSFGIVVLEILCGRQNIDESQLDENRHLLELFRRKQEEGKLLDLVDECNGDMHSNATEVMEMMKVVASCLQTENANRPSMSSLVKLFEGSVDVVINMDEDSQNELTLEVEVESLASTVADSVLSGPR from the coding sequence ATGAATAAGAATGCCCGTTGCTACTTTGTAATGAGCACACTTTTTACTCTACTCATCATAGCTGTTGTTGTGAACATTGATTTACTTTTTTGGATAGTTCTATGTGCTTTCCTTCTTGTTGtagccattttcttttttcgaaGATTTAAAAATGGGTTCCAGCAAGTTGAGGAAGATAACTATCTCGACAACATGCTGAAAATGCCAACTAGATTCTCTTATAAAGACTTGAAGAACATCACCAAGAATTTTAGCAACAAGCTTGGTGAAGGTGGATTCGGGTCTGTTTGTCAAGGAACATTGCCTACGGgttctgaagttgcagtgaagcatCTTTTTTACGTCGGTCCAATTAATAAGTCCTTCATTTCGGAAGTTCAGACGATTGGAAACCTCAACCATTTCAATTTGGTAAGTTTGGTTGGATTTTGTGCTGAAAAATTCAATAGGTTTATAGTTTATGAGTTCATGGTTAATGGGTCGCTAGATCAATGGATCTTCAAAACCAACCAACAACTTGCACTTGGTTGGCAAGTCAGAAAGAAGATCATTTTAGATATAGCCAAAGGACTTGCTTATCTTCACGAAGATTGCAACCAAAAGATAATTCACTTAGACATTAAACCTCAAAATATCCTTTTAGATGTTAATTTCAATGccaaaatttcagattttggaTTATCTAAGCTAATTGAAAGAGACCAAAGTCAAGTCATTACACGTATGAGGGGAACCCCGGGTTATATGGCTCCCGAATGGTTAAGTTCAGTCATAACTGAGAAAGTAGATGTCTATAGCTTCGGTATTGTGGTCTTAGAAATTCTTTGCGGGCGACAAAACATCGACGAATCTCAACTAGATGAAAATAGGCATTTACTGGAGCTTTTTAGGAGAAAGCAAGAGGAGGGGAAACTCTTGGATTTAGTCGATGAGTGCAACGGTGATATGCATTCGAATGCAACCGAAGTCATGGAGATGATGAAGGTCGTTGCATCGTGCTTGCAAACTGAAAATGCCAACAGGCCTTCCATGTCCTCACTTGTGAAGCTTTTTGAAGGTTCCGTTGATGTTGTAATTAACATGGACGAAGATTCTCAAAATGAATTAACATTAGAAGTGGAAGTGGAGAGTTTAGCTTCAACAGTTGCAGACTCTGTGTTATCTGGACCAAGGTGA